In the Geobacter sp. FeAm09 genome, one interval contains:
- a CDS encoding sigma-54 dependent transcriptional regulator has protein sequence MTRSLYPHFPVLLVDDEVPWLRSLSMALHGSGINNIIQCQDSRQVLDVIGQKGVGLVLLDLTMPHISGEELLSAISESYPSVFVIVITGQNQVEDAVRCMKAGAFDYYVKAGDTNRVITGILHAVRIIELQRESQDVRTRLLTDRLERPEAFADIVTTSKKMFSIFQYMEAISVGKQPVLITGESGVGKELIAKALHKACCYDMPMVSVNIAGLDDNMFADTLFGHKRGAFTGADDFRRGLVEQADETILFLDEIGDLSPASQVKLLRLLQDGEYYPVGSDQLKRTKARFVLATNHDLLKKQQTGEFRKDLFYRLQTHHIHVPPLRERKEDIPLLLEHFVKEAAREFGMKHPPGIPKQVLALLSRYTFPGNVRELRSMVFDEVCRNKTMLSVDEIKYLIELRQEMEFSSDTTVLGEDLILQAFLGAQRLPTYAEVENILTEAALDRAGGNQTLAARMLGISQPGLSKRIHSGKNCARKQ, from the coding sequence ATGACAAGAAGTCTTTATCCCCACTTCCCGGTTTTGCTTGTTGATGATGAAGTGCCATGGTTGCGTTCTTTGAGCATGGCGCTTCACGGGAGCGGCATCAACAATATCATCCAGTGTCAAGATAGCCGTCAAGTATTGGATGTCATAGGACAGAAGGGGGTCGGACTCGTTCTTCTCGATCTCACGATGCCCCATATTTCGGGAGAAGAACTTCTCTCGGCAATCTCAGAATCCTATCCATCGGTTTTTGTCATTGTCATTACCGGCCAAAACCAGGTTGAGGATGCCGTGCGCTGTATGAAAGCTGGAGCATTCGATTATTATGTGAAGGCCGGTGACACAAATCGCGTTATCACGGGGATATTGCATGCTGTTCGCATAATTGAGTTACAGAGGGAAAGTCAGGATGTGCGCACCAGGTTGCTGACCGATCGGTTGGAAAGGCCTGAAGCGTTTGCGGATATTGTGACGACAAGCAAGAAAATGTTCTCAATTTTTCAGTATATGGAAGCCATATCGGTTGGTAAGCAACCTGTGCTGATTACTGGCGAGAGCGGAGTAGGAAAAGAGTTGATCGCAAAGGCTCTCCACAAGGCATGTTGCTATGACATGCCAATGGTCTCCGTAAATATAGCGGGACTTGATGACAATATGTTTGCCGATACCCTGTTTGGTCATAAGCGTGGTGCCTTTACCGGTGCTGATGATTTTCGCAGAGGGCTTGTCGAGCAAGCGGATGAAACAATATTGTTTCTGGATGAGATTGGAGATTTAAGCCCTGCATCACAGGTTAAGCTGCTGAGGCTTTTGCAGGATGGGGAATATTATCCTGTTGGCAGCGATCAACTGAAGCGGACAAAAGCAAGATTTGTGCTGGCTACCAATCATGATTTATTGAAAAAACAGCAAACTGGAGAGTTCAGGAAAGATCTTTTTTATCGTCTGCAGACCCATCATATACACGTGCCGCCACTCAGGGAACGTAAAGAAGACATCCCTTTGCTACTGGAACATTTTGTAAAAGAGGCGGCGCGTGAGTTCGGCATGAAACATCCCCCGGGAATCCCAAAACAAGTCCTTGCCCTATTGTCTCGCTATACTTTTCCGGGCAACGTCCGTGAACTGCGATCCATGGTCTTTGATGAAGTGTGCCGCAATAAAACGATGCTGTCCGTCGATGAGATCAAGTATCTCATCGAGCTGCGGCAGGAAATGGAATTCAGTTCCGATACCACAGTGCTGGGAGAGGATTTAATCCTTCAAGCGTTTCTCGGCGCCCAGCGGTTACCTACTTATGCGGAAGTTGAGAATATTCTGACTGAGGCGGCGTTAGACAGGGCAGGTGGAAACCAGACACTTGCCGCTAGAATGCTTGGCATCTCTCAGCCTGGGCTCAGCAAGCGTATTCATTCCGGCAAAAATTGCGCGAGAAAACAGTAG
- a CDS encoding transporter substrate-binding domain-containing protein, whose translation MVNYNFIKNIPSSTINTRLCSISVVYPDISPISRMQNMCTSIKPAICQAIAIIFLALSCCGELHASGEHLVQENKTIIVGANINYPPYEFLDKNGKLTGYNVDLYRAIARVMGLDIKFSYGPWHEKMKDLQQGRVDILMGLGYTQERTKLMDFSPPHTIINVSLFGRSGTPKVKSIKELKDKKVIILRGGRLHEYAIEQGLTGNSIVLVDNYADGLRLLASGHYDYALFPKMTGIFVAQELGLASIKPINEISEVIEYCSAVKKGNRELLARFATGMAILKKTGQYKDIHDKWLGVLEPRGIPLKRVIKVGSIVGFFLLGGLLHSFVWSAMLKRQVEQRTSALSLEVKERQRAEEELRRNQEQLVQASKMAAIGTLVSGVAHEINNPNGLIYLNVTMLSDMYESIRHIMEDKFAKDGDFIVGKWQYSEVRENLEQLLSETLDASKRVGRIVEDLKNFSKRDNSELNEIVDINSATKSAIRLISTSIKQSTDFFSVSYDEKIPKIRGNMQRIEQVVVNLIVNACQSLAGRDRSITVMTRYDYDHRMAELEITDEGVGIASDQLQYIADPFYTTKREQGGTGLGLSVSSKIVKDHGGILTINSSVGKGTTAILSLPIYESGDIS comes from the coding sequence GTGGTGAACTACAACTTTATCAAAAATATTCCGTCATCCACAATCAACACACGCCTTTGCTCAATTTCAGTTGTATATCCAGATATTTCCCCAATTTCGAGAATGCAGAATATGTGTACTTCGATAAAGCCGGCGATATGCCAAGCTATTGCAATAATATTTCTTGCATTGTCGTGCTGTGGAGAACTCCATGCATCTGGTGAACATCTGGTTCAAGAAAACAAAACTATTATTGTCGGGGCCAATATTAACTACCCTCCCTATGAATTCCTCGATAAAAATGGGAAGTTGACCGGATATAATGTTGACCTCTATCGGGCAATTGCAAGAGTGATGGGTCTAGACATAAAGTTCTCGTATGGTCCCTGGCACGAAAAAATGAAGGATCTCCAACAGGGCAGAGTCGATATCCTCATGGGGTTGGGGTACACGCAGGAACGCACAAAGTTGATGGATTTTTCTCCACCTCATACGATAATTAACGTTTCCCTGTTCGGTCGATCTGGGACGCCTAAAGTTAAGTCGATTAAGGAGCTGAAAGACAAAAAGGTCATAATCTTACGGGGTGGCAGGCTGCACGAATATGCCATTGAACAGGGGCTGACCGGCAATTCCATCGTGCTTGTCGATAATTATGCCGATGGCCTGAGGTTGCTGGCTTCAGGCCATTACGACTATGCGCTTTTTCCAAAAATGACGGGAATATTCGTCGCTCAGGAGTTGGGGCTTGCCAGTATTAAGCCTATTAACGAAATATCAGAAGTCATTGAGTACTGCAGTGCCGTTAAAAAAGGGAATCGCGAGCTGCTTGCACGATTTGCAACGGGTATGGCGATTCTCAAAAAGACGGGGCAATATAAGGATATTCACGATAAATGGCTCGGTGTACTTGAGCCTCGCGGCATTCCTTTAAAGCGAGTCATAAAGGTAGGGTCGATAGTCGGTTTCTTCCTGTTGGGCGGGCTCCTGCACTCGTTTGTTTGGTCCGCAATGCTGAAAAGGCAAGTCGAACAACGCACATCGGCACTTTCTCTTGAGGTAAAAGAGCGTCAACGGGCTGAGGAGGAGCTGCGCCGCAACCAGGAGCAGCTGGTACAGGCAAGCAAGATGGCCGCCATTGGTACGCTCGTTTCCGGCGTGGCCCATGAAATCAATAATCCTAATGGTTTGATTTATTTGAATGTGACTATGCTGTCCGATATGTACGAAAGCATAAGGCATATTATGGAGGATAAATTTGCTAAGGATGGCGATTTTATCGTTGGAAAATGGCAATATTCCGAGGTAAGGGAGAACTTGGAACAATTATTGAGTGAAACACTCGATGCCTCAAAGCGCGTAGGACGTATTGTTGAAGATTTAAAAAATTTCAGTAAACGCGATAATTCAGAATTGAATGAAATAGTTGATATCAATTCAGCTACAAAGTCGGCAATACGGCTTATTTCAACATCAATCAAACAATCGACAGATTTTTTCTCTGTCTCTTATGATGAGAAAATTCCTAAAATACGTGGCAATATGCAACGCATTGAACAAGTTGTTGTCAATCTTATAGTGAATGCCTGCCAGTCTCTTGCTGGTCGCGATAGAAGCATTACCGTGATGACCCGTTATGATTATGACCATCGGATGGCTGAACTTGAAATCACGGATGAAGGTGTCGGCATTGCTTCAGATCAGCTCCAGTACATCGCCGATCCTTTTTATACCACAAAACGTGAACAGGGGGGCACAGGCCTTGGGCTCTCGGTGAGCAGCAAGATCGTCAAGGACCACGGTGGAATCCTTACCATAAATTCATCAGTAGGAAAGGGCACTACAGCCATTTTGTCACTCCCGATTTATGAAAGCGGAGACATCTCATGA
- a CDS encoding UGSC family (seleno)protein has protein sequence MRQRSVVSFLAALAIGASSFVPSSAVAKEAVQEWEFLNPAGVVEVKPAQLAPRITTLEGKTIVLRWNNKHNGNNFLDRIAELLKANVPSAKVIKLYEVDPSTIKISGSVEESARIAKVIKGLHADLVIGNQADUGSCTSWLVVDQSQVEKVGIPTVTIASDQFVGLAKGTVKSTGLPDMAFVEVPHPLGMIPLEEIRAKADEAFPKIVQAATHWKPLAATAQDLTPPYPAERIKFKGTYEALNKMFYDKHWSIGLPIIPPTPEKVAAMLKGTTHKPDEVVWAVPPRMGQLTVELVAAYGVMAGCKPEHMPLLLAVVKALSHPDYDWRGSTTTTAPTNPVVIINGPILDKLRIGYSTGVLGGEQPVNVAVGYFINLVGDVVGGSTPPAIDKSSQGSRGDLVAVVIGENEKQNPWGQSYAVEQGFKPTDNVVTAYSAYMGSNNVDHTSVKAQELLNTLAAGLAGAATGITSCLTHFDKGYDITNKVKFAFLFLGPEHADTIHKEFQTKKSASEYLVKKTVLPFWMYAPDLCKPPKEFGPYDANTMVPRFTGPEQVRLVVTGGPGKQSQIWPTFTTVTKPVSVLIEN, from the coding sequence ATGCGACAACGATCAGTAGTATCCTTTCTGGCGGCGCTTGCCATCGGCGCGAGTTCGTTCGTGCCATCGTCGGCGGTTGCCAAGGAGGCAGTGCAGGAATGGGAGTTCCTGAATCCCGCTGGGGTGGTTGAGGTCAAACCGGCACAGCTTGCCCCGCGGATCACCACGCTTGAGGGAAAGACCATTGTCCTGCGTTGGAACAATAAGCATAATGGCAACAATTTCCTGGACAGGATTGCAGAGCTTTTAAAGGCGAATGTCCCCAGTGCCAAAGTGATCAAGCTTTATGAAGTTGATCCGTCTACCATAAAAATCAGTGGGTCAGTGGAAGAGTCGGCTCGCATAGCCAAGGTTATAAAAGGTCTGCATGCTGATCTTGTGATCGGCAACCAAGCCGATTGAGGGTCGTGCACCTCATGGCTGGTGGTCGACCAGTCCCAAGTAGAAAAAGTAGGTATTCCCACTGTAACCATAGCATCCGATCAGTTTGTAGGGTTGGCAAAAGGTACCGTAAAGAGCACGGGTCTTCCGGATATGGCCTTTGTAGAAGTGCCACATCCTCTTGGCATGATCCCGTTGGAAGAGATTCGTGCCAAAGCCGATGAAGCATTCCCCAAAATTGTGCAGGCGGCGACACATTGGAAGCCATTGGCCGCGACTGCCCAAGATCTCACGCCTCCTTATCCCGCTGAACGGATCAAGTTCAAGGGGACCTATGAGGCGCTCAACAAGATGTTCTATGACAAGCATTGGTCGATAGGCTTGCCGATAATACCACCTACACCTGAAAAAGTTGCAGCAATGCTCAAAGGCACGACCCACAAACCTGATGAGGTCGTGTGGGCTGTGCCGCCACGAATGGGGCAATTGACCGTAGAACTTGTGGCGGCTTATGGCGTGATGGCAGGTTGCAAGCCAGAGCATATGCCGTTACTGTTGGCTGTCGTCAAAGCCCTCAGCCATCCGGATTATGACTGGAGAGGAAGTACTACGACCACAGCGCCGACAAACCCGGTGGTCATCATTAACGGACCTATACTTGACAAGCTGCGCATAGGTTATTCAACCGGAGTGCTTGGCGGTGAACAGCCGGTCAATGTGGCCGTTGGGTACTTTATCAACCTGGTCGGCGATGTTGTCGGCGGATCGACTCCTCCTGCGATCGACAAGAGTTCGCAAGGCAGCCGTGGCGATCTGGTAGCTGTAGTCATCGGCGAAAACGAAAAGCAGAACCCATGGGGACAATCCTATGCGGTCGAGCAAGGCTTCAAGCCTACCGACAACGTTGTTACTGCCTATTCGGCTTATATGGGAAGCAACAACGTTGACCATACAAGTGTCAAGGCGCAGGAGTTGCTTAATACCCTGGCTGCTGGCTTGGCCGGCGCTGCAACAGGTATTACGAGCTGCCTGACGCACTTCGACAAAGGGTATGATATAACAAACAAAGTTAAGTTTGCCTTCCTCTTTTTGGGGCCCGAACATGCGGACACTATCCATAAGGAATTTCAAACAAAGAAATCAGCTTCGGAATACCTTGTAAAAAAGACCGTGTTGCCGTTCTGGATGTATGCCCCTGATCTGTGTAAACCACCAAAGGAATTCGGGCCTTATGACGCGAATACCATGGTTCCCCGGTTTACAGGGCCGGAACAGGTTCGCTTGGTCGTGACGGGCGGCCCGGGAAAACAGTCGCAAATCTGGCCGACATTCACAACCGTAACAAAGCCTGTCTCGGTGCTAATCGAAAATTAG
- a CDS encoding choice-of-anchor D domain-containing protein translates to MLGKHTLKAGEKTELKVTFATKGAPGPFEKIVTIDVDIPEPQQIEAVMTGTVKEAPGAKLTVSPRKLDVGSMKQGVSKKLKLTLSNTGELPLAVKKIFLKGGSTMYFDGAKQGDAIVAAGKTQSMEIEYTPSKPGALKDVILIESNARNAPKGGVAIMVTGKSEE, encoded by the coding sequence GTGCTTGGAAAGCACACACTGAAGGCTGGAGAAAAAACTGAGCTGAAGGTGACGTTTGCCACGAAGGGGGCGCCAGGCCCGTTTGAGAAAATCGTGACGATAGACGTGGACATTCCCGAACCGCAGCAGATAGAAGCGGTCATGACCGGCACGGTGAAGGAAGCGCCCGGTGCCAAACTTACGGTATCGCCGCGCAAGCTGGACGTCGGCAGCATGAAGCAGGGGGTTTCAAAGAAGCTGAAGCTGACGCTCTCGAATACCGGAGAACTGCCGCTTGCCGTCAAGAAAATTTTTCTGAAAGGCGGCTCGACGATGTATTTCGATGGCGCCAAGCAGGGTGATGCCATTGTCGCAGCCGGCAAAACGCAAAGTATGGAGATCGAATATACCCCTTCCAAGCCGGGAGCCCTTAAAGACGTCATCCTGATCGAGTCGAATGCCAGGAATGCCCCCAAGGGCGGCGTGGCAATCATGGTTACCGGAAAAAGCGAAGAGTGA
- a CDS encoding cytochrome c family protein, which translates to MVKRAACLTAAFLLAMAVHAQSGYSQPAADEYAGVETCAGCHEELVAGWKTTRHAKAFATLQKKHQETLGHCLKCHVTGFEKEGGFMDGELTPHLAGVQCEVCHGAAAAHAANPDSKKGLVARPGEDTCRECHTKGQDPKFDFHNKKLLVHGAAKKGGK; encoded by the coding sequence ATGGTCAAGAGAGCAGCATGTTTGACGGCGGCATTCCTGCTGGCAATGGCGGTTCATGCACAATCGGGTTATTCGCAGCCTGCAGCAGACGAATATGCCGGCGTGGAAACCTGTGCCGGTTGCCATGAAGAACTTGTGGCCGGTTGGAAGACGACGCGCCACGCCAAGGCTTTTGCCACGCTGCAAAAGAAGCATCAGGAGACACTCGGCCATTGCCTGAAGTGTCATGTCACCGGTTTTGAAAAAGAGGGCGGCTTTATGGATGGGGAACTGACTCCCCACCTTGCCGGCGTCCAGTGCGAAGTCTGTCACGGCGCCGCGGCAGCCCACGCCGCCAATCCCGACAGCAAAAAGGGCCTCGTTGCCCGCCCCGGCGAGGATACGTGCCGGGAATGCCATACAAAGGGGCAGGACCCAAAGTTTGATTTTCACAACAAAAAGCTGCTGGTACATGGAGCAGCCAAGAAAGGAGGCAAGTAG
- a CDS encoding rhodanese-like domain-containing protein, with the protein MKRRLVTVLLVVFGLLCALGVPVAFAGHPDIPRITIDELKTLIDKKVDVVILDAQLKSIYDAGHIKGAISFPWKADLTDSDVSEIPKDKLVVTYCDCGPGETDSSDLAFQLLGLGFPDVKILLNPAIRGWKKLGYPLEGGK; encoded by the coding sequence ATGAAGCGGAGGTTGGTAACTGTGTTGTTAGTGGTTTTCGGGCTGCTTTGCGCGCTCGGTGTGCCGGTGGCGTTTGCGGGGCATCCCGACATACCACGGATCACCATTGATGAGTTGAAAACCCTGATCGACAAAAAGGTAGACGTTGTCATTCTGGATGCTCAGCTCAAATCCATTTATGACGCCGGTCATATTAAAGGAGCCATCTCATTTCCTTGGAAGGCAGATCTAACGGATTCTGATGTGAGTGAAATACCGAAGGATAAACTGGTAGTCACTTACTGTGACTGCGGGCCGGGGGAAACCGACAGTTCTGACTTGGCTTTCCAGCTGCTCGGTCTGGGGTTTCCCGATGTAAAGATACTGCTCAACCCCGCCATCAGGGGCTGGAAAAAATTGGGCTATCCGCTTGAAGGCGGAAAGTAG
- the yedF gene encoding sulfurtransferase-like selenium metabolism protein YedF, with translation MITIDCRNLACPAPVIKVKKALETLTELRVVLDDGAPRENVTRFAHNRGCQIHEERADDAWALTIHASGQSQRPFGNLADSERILLITSDRLGDGPEELGRLLMRNFIHTLLELDNLPSQMFFVNTGVLLTTEGSEVLEALEKLAGMGVEVLSCGLCLDFFRLKDKLKAGSTTNMLMIAETLLSARPVLRI, from the coding sequence ATGATTACCATTGATTGCAGGAATCTGGCCTGTCCTGCCCCGGTCATTAAGGTCAAGAAGGCCCTGGAGACGCTGACGGAGCTGCGGGTTGTGCTGGATGACGGTGCTCCACGCGAAAATGTCACCCGTTTTGCCCATAATCGGGGATGCCAGATCCATGAGGAGCGCGCCGATGATGCGTGGGCGCTGACCATTCACGCCAGTGGGCAAAGTCAGAGGCCGTTCGGAAACCTTGCCGACAGCGAACGTATACTGCTGATCACATCCGATCGCCTGGGAGACGGCCCTGAGGAGTTGGGGCGATTGCTGATGCGGAATTTTATTCACACCCTGCTTGAGCTGGACAACCTCCCCTCCCAGATGTTTTTTGTCAACACCGGCGTGCTGCTCACCACTGAAGGGTCAGAGGTGCTGGAGGCCTTGGAAAAACTGGCGGGTATGGGCGTAGAAGTCCTCTCCTGCGGCCTTTGTCTGGATTTTTTCAGGCTCAAGGACAAACTGAAAGCGGGCAGCACTACCAACATGCTTATGATCGCGGAAACTCTCCTCTCGGCAAGGCCGGTGCTGCGCATCTAA
- a CDS encoding DUF3343 domain-containing protein, whose protein sequence is MVREGHVLAVFNSSHRVMKAEGILKALGLTILLVPAPRQLQTDCGLALRFGADATEQVMQVLRQEKLLPAFASEFRGGRFVTVYECEAGIINHGTRGVGA, encoded by the coding sequence ATGGTACGAGAAGGACATGTGTTGGCGGTGTTCAATTCCAGTCACCGCGTAATGAAGGCCGAGGGCATTCTCAAGGCCCTCGGCCTGACGATTCTGCTTGTCCCGGCCCCTCGCCAGCTTCAGACTGATTGTGGGCTGGCCTTGCGTTTCGGAGCCGATGCCACGGAGCAGGTAATGCAGGTCCTGCGGCAGGAAAAGCTCTTGCCGGCCTTTGCGAGCGAGTTCAGGGGCGGCCGTTTTGTTACGGTCTATGAGTGCGAAGCGGGCATTATCAACCATGGCACGCGAGGAGTTGGTGCATGA
- a CDS encoding transporter, which yields MDQLYLKTIMPVLLVAVSAATAFAGAWTEPRGAFYEKLSYNYYYAHETFDGGGNRAGTAGNGKFTDNNISNYAEYGLTDDLTVINALTYKWLENENDDSRATAAGIGDVDLGARYKLHESHAGIVSAQVLVKIPGTYGKSDPLPLGNGQVDAELRFLYGRSLYPFIPGYANVELGYRWRTDGPADELRYLAEFGLDFTKSVYGRVKLDGIYSMDNGRKLDGSGNPTATNNFDLGKLDVAVGYKIGPAWGLELSCRPDIYGQNTAAGTNYSLAVYYKTP from the coding sequence GTGGATCAACTCTATTTGAAGACAATCATGCCGGTGCTGCTTGTTGCCGTTTCGGCCGCCACGGCTTTTGCCGGCGCCTGGACCGAACCACGGGGGGCATTTTACGAGAAGCTTTCCTATAACTATTACTACGCCCATGAAACGTTCGATGGTGGCGGCAACCGCGCCGGTACCGCCGGCAACGGGAAATTCACGGACAACAACATCAGTAACTATGCCGAATACGGCCTGACCGATGACCTGACGGTCATCAATGCGCTCACCTACAAGTGGCTGGAAAACGAGAACGATGATTCCCGGGCCACCGCCGCCGGCATCGGCGATGTCGATCTGGGGGCACGGTACAAGCTGCACGAAAGCCATGCCGGCATCGTCTCCGCCCAGGTGCTGGTCAAGATTCCCGGCACCTACGGGAAGAGCGATCCCCTGCCGCTGGGCAACGGCCAGGTGGATGCCGAGCTGCGCTTTTTGTACGGCCGTTCCCTCTACCCGTTCATTCCGGGATACGCCAATGTGGAACTCGGTTACCGGTGGCGCACCGACGGTCCCGCCGACGAGTTGCGCTACCTGGCCGAGTTTGGGCTGGATTTCACCAAAAGCGTCTACGGCCGGGTGAAGCTTGACGGCATCTACAGTATGGACAACGGCAGGAAGCTGGATGGCAGCGGTAATCCCACCGCCACCAACAACTTCGACCTGGGCAAGCTGGACGTGGCTGTCGGCTACAAGATCGGTCCCGCATGGGGGCTGGAGTTGAGCTGCCGGCCCGACATCTATGGACAGAATACCGCGGCCGGCACCAACTACAGCCTGGCCGTGTACTACAAGACCCCCTAG
- a CDS encoding sulfurtransferase, which yields MKQIWGMFVLVILGAVLLSGCGSSSGSKVSAVPTLSAAMSDYPNAGLLVSAASLQNSLGAKKLIVIDTRAAATYAASHIPGAINLNWADYRDGSAMALKPLATLQQQLGAAGISRDATIVIYDDTINSWGAAGRIFWMLDYLGCDDIHILNGGWDTWSADKRPVQAGAVTLAAATFTAATNLRTDISALKTHIENRLGNSDFVVLDTRTDEEYMGWQLYGEARPGHITGSVNIPYARFYNTDGSTLDYKNLKALFESKGITSDKEVVAHCTSGIRSAYAYFLMRLMGYSRCANYDGSIKEWAATSPDLPMEYAANYKQVVYPGWVQTLISGGTPATFPSGNNYQIFECSWGTTSAAYSAGHIPGAIHFNTNNVEARNYLDLTAAFPVTDANEIVWDLVPDSLLEARLAAMGVSNTTTVIVYGADAIAVTRVYWALRYAGVDVRFLNGGLGYWTANGGATETAAHSATAASFTINPQSGLKALTPEIKTYADYYRSNGTLAAGKVLVDVRGIQEYTGEITGYSDANLTRKGRIPGAVWGYDADSSSGYYLDSDSTLRSYTEVRDMWSAKGITADKTVIFYCGTGWRSTLSFLYADLMGWPNIKNYDSWYVWSTFYELATGTIHRDAPFNDSNMPIDTGWSLLTAL from the coding sequence ATGAAGCAGATTTGGGGTATGTTTGTCCTCGTGATACTTGGTGCCGTATTGCTCAGCGGGTGCGGCAGCTCTTCAGGTAGTAAGGTCAGCGCCGTGCCGACCCTCTCGGCGGCCATGAGCGATTATCCCAACGCCGGTCTCCTCGTGTCGGCAGCGTCACTGCAAAACAGCCTGGGTGCCAAGAAGCTGATTGTCATCGATACCAGGGCGGCGGCGACGTATGCCGCATCCCATATCCCGGGAGCAATCAACCTCAACTGGGCGGACTACCGCGACGGGAGCGCCATGGCGTTGAAACCGCTCGCTACCTTGCAGCAGCAGTTGGGTGCGGCTGGCATCAGCCGGGACGCAACCATCGTCATCTACGATGACACCATCAATTCCTGGGGTGCTGCGGGACGTATTTTCTGGATGCTGGACTATCTGGGATGCGACGATATCCATATTCTTAACGGCGGCTGGGACACGTGGTCGGCGGATAAGCGGCCCGTACAGGCGGGGGCGGTTACGCTTGCCGCGGCCACGTTCACCGCTGCGACAAACTTGCGTACCGACATCTCGGCGCTGAAGACACACATCGAGAATCGTCTGGGCAATAGTGATTTCGTGGTGCTTGATACCCGTACCGATGAGGAATACATGGGGTGGCAGCTTTATGGAGAGGCGCGGCCGGGGCATATTACCGGTTCGGTCAATATTCCCTATGCCAGGTTCTACAATACGGATGGCTCCACCCTCGACTACAAGAACCTGAAGGCACTGTTCGAATCAAAGGGGATAACAAGCGACAAGGAAGTCGTTGCGCATTGCACTTCCGGGATTCGGAGCGCCTATGCCTATTTCCTGATGCGGCTCATGGGGTATTCCCGCTGTGCCAACTACGATGGCTCCATCAAGGAATGGGCGGCCACAAGCCCCGACCTGCCAATGGAGTATGCGGCAAACTACAAGCAGGTGGTTTACCCGGGATGGGTCCAGACCCTCATTTCAGGCGGTACGCCGGCAACATTCCCGTCGGGGAACAATTATCAGATATTCGAATGCAGTTGGGGGACAACTTCAGCCGCATACAGTGCCGGCCATATCCCGGGCGCCATCCATTTCAATACGAACAATGTGGAGGCCCGCAATTACCTCGACCTTACAGCAGCCTTCCCGGTTACCGACGCCAACGAAATCGTGTGGGACCTGGTGCCGGACAGCCTGCTTGAAGCGCGGCTTGCCGCCATGGGGGTGAGCAATACGACGACCGTCATCGTCTATGGCGCTGACGCCATTGCCGTGACCCGTGTCTACTGGGCGCTTCGCTATGCCGGAGTCGACGTCAGGTTCTTGAACGGCGGGTTGGGGTACTGGACGGCAAACGGCGGCGCAACCGAGACGGCCGCCCATTCCGCAACGGCCGCAAGCTTTACCATCAATCCGCAAAGCGGGCTCAAGGCGCTGACCCCCGAAATCAAGACGTATGCCGATTACTACCGCTCAAACGGGACATTGGCCGCTGGAAAGGTGCTTGTTGATGTCCGCGGCATCCAGGAGTATACGGGCGAGATTACCGGCTACAGTGATGCGAACCTGACCCGCAAGGGCCGGATACCCGGCGCGGTGTGGGGCTACGATGCCGACAGTTCGAGCGGGTATTATCTTGATAGCGACTCGACGTTGCGCAGTTACACCGAAGTGCGCGACATGTGGTCTGCCAAGGGCATCACTGCCGACAAGACGGTTATTTTCTACTGCGGGACCGGGTGGCGTTCGACCCTGAGCTTCCTCTATGCGGACCTGATGGGGTGGCCCAATATCAAGAATTACGACTCCTGGTATGTCTGGAGTACCTTCTATGAGCTTGCAACCGGAACGATTCACCGGGATGCCCCGTTCAATGATTCCAACATGCCGATAGACACCGGATGGTCGTTGCTGACGGCCTTATAA
- a CDS encoding helix-turn-helix domain-containing protein, with product MKKKRDPYPPSDLIDKHETAAMCGVSPYTVAGWAKRNVIPSYKVVGARRYSRSEILDFLAKGRRPAVTPPSTPTNTKGKEE from the coding sequence ATGAAGAAGAAAAGAGACCCCTATCCGCCGTCCGACCTGATCGACAAACACGAGACCGCCGCGATGTGTGGCGTTAGTCCCTATACAGTCGCCGGGTGGGCCAAAAGGAATGTCATCCCGTCGTACAAGGTCGTCGGCGCCCGTCGTTACAGTCGGTCAGAAATCTTGGATTTCCTGGCCAAAGGCCGCCGCCCAGCCGTCACGCCGCCGTCCACGCCCACCAACACCAAAGGAAAGGAGGAGTAG